The window TCCCTTAAACTTATACCTGTTACCCCTATTGTTGTCAAATATGACATGCACCCACTTCCTCAAAACACCTTTCTTTGTCCTGATATGGACAAAGATGAAACTTTTAGTGATTGGATTATAGATAATTACGGTAGTCCAGAACAGCTATCCCAAATTTTGGAGCTGGGGATGTTTATGTTGTTCTTTTTAGAAGTGGATACATTCTCCAGAAGGGAGATACAGGATGTAGCTGAAGCCATGCGATCCATTTCGATTAGATTAAGGAACCAAGGATCAATTGAGCTTACTAAATGAAACTAGATAGTTGAGATTAAATTCGCCAAAAATCGTCAATTCGAGTGGCGAGCCATGGCGAGCTGTATCGAGAATCGATTTTTGAAAACAGGCAAAGGTCTCGATACATTCCAAACTCTATTTGGAAAACTCTACCTGACAGCTAAAAAACCTTCACACGCAGGGTTTCAGGGTGATTGAACGTCATTTCGAAATGAGATGCACAGCATCGATTGAGAAATCTCATTAATTCTCAGATTTCTCACATCCGTTCGAAATGACCAAAAAGTATCTCGGGAAATTTATGCAATTCCTGCCTGCGGTAGCCAAGGCGTATAAAGTAATGGGATACTGAAACAAGTTCAGCATGACTTAACTTACGCCTTAGGCAAAAACACCTCCGCCATCATACATCGAGCACTACCACCTCCACAGGTTTCGATAGTATCCAAAGGACTGTGGATAATGCCGCAATGCTTTTCAATGGTTTTGATCTGCGCATCCGATAAACTGTTGTACGCTTGGGTGCTCATCACCATAAAACGTTGGTCGTTGGCACCGATTACCTGCAACATATTGCCCGCAAAGTGGCACATTTGATCCTCCGTAATCCTAATGACTTCCTTACCGTCCATTTTGAGGTGATCCACCACATTCTTTCGTTCCTTTTTGTCATCGATGGAATCCAAACAGATTATCGCAAAGGTTTCCGCCATGGCCATCATCACATTGGTGTGGTAAATGGGCAAACGCTTATCCTCCACAGTTTGGTTGGCGTGAAAGATGACAGGAAAGCAATCAAAATCCTCGCAGAACTCGATAAAAAGGTCCTCATTGGCACGTTCGGAAAGGGCACAGTAGGCCTTTTGGTGCACCCGGTCCATTAAAATGCTTCCGGTGCCTTCCAAGAATACACCTTCGTCTTCGGCGGCCGTGTAGTCCATAATATTATCGATTTGGAAACCGTTGTCCTCCAGCAATTCAAATATGTCCTCCCGACGCTCCTTCCTTCGGTTCTCTGCAAACATAGGGTACACGCATACGGTCCCGTTTTGATGAAACGACACCCAGTTGTTCGGGAAAATGGAATCAGGGGTATCCCGCTCCAAATTGTCGCTAATGGTAATCACATGTACACCATGCTCCCGAAGAACCTTTACAAATTGGTCGAATTCATCCTGTGCCTTTTTGTTGATTTCGGCATTCTTTAAATGGGGATCCTCCTGAAAATAGTTATTTACGGCAGTCTGCTCGTTCATTCTAAAATTCACGGGGCGTACCATTAAAATGGTATTGGTAATCTGTTTTTTCAAGACGTTGACTTTTTTTGATGATTCCTGTGGCAGCAGAAAATTGGGTTAAGATTTATGCTCTGATCAATGGCATAGTACTGCAACGCAGCAAGCCTTCTTGTTTGGCAATTTCGGCATAGGGTATTTCCTCTACGGTAAATCCTTGGTCACGGAGCCAGTTGTTAAGCCTTGTAAAGCTTTTTTCGGATACTACCACTTCGGGTGAAATGGAAAACACATTGCTGAACATTTGATACATTTCTTCCTTATCGATTTCAAAAATGTTTTCAGGACCGAAGTAATCGACCAAATACTGATATTCTTCCTCTACCAAGAAACCATTTTTATGAAGAATGGCCTTGTTGGTACCCACAGGTTGAAAACAACAGTCCAGATGGAGTGCATTTTCCCTGGGGTCGGTATTGGATTTACGAAGCTCAAAGGATTTTACCGTTTTGTGCGGAAACATTTCACGGATAAACTCTACCGCTGCTTGATTGGTCCGGGCTGTAATATAGCTGGCGTAATCAGGTTGAGTGTATGTCCCGATAAAAATATGGTCGTTCCATGGCATAACATCGCCACCTTCAATATGAACCTCCTCGGGGGGACGTACGATTTTCTCCGGTGCTATCATATCCAAAACCTCATGAATGGCCTCGAATTCCCTTTCCCTATCAGGCAAAATATTGGCATGTAACAATTTATCCTCGATAACAAAGGCAATATCACGGGTAAATATCTGATTGCAGTCTTGTAGCACCTCTGGACGGTACACCTTTACCCCATACTTTTGGAATACGTTTGCAAAGGCATCCATTTCCTTGATCATATCGGCCTCTTTTGGGTAGGTACCTGCCTTGATGTGCTCAATGGATTTAGGGTCGTAAGCTTCCTCAATAGTGGGCACGGGGCCATTGCTCTCAGCTGTGCCCAAGATTACGGCCTTTAATCTACTGGTTTCATCTACTATGTTCAAATCCAACATATTGGGGTCTTTTAAAGTCGAAACTATCGACATTTGCGATTTGGGATGATATCCCTAACAATTCTGTGGCAAATCTAGTGTTTTACAACAATTTTACCATTGCTACATTACAGAAAATACATTGATTTATTAACCTTTTTAAACGTAAAACAAGGGAATGTAATCTTAAGGGAAATTCGTGTTATCCAAATAGTTAAAATACGCTTGTTTATCAAAAAACTGACAAATATCAGTTTGATGATATCTTTTAATTACTACTTTTGAAATAAGATTTTTCCTACTTATGAAAAAATTAGTACTTACATTTGTTTTGTTGGCGAGTGTGTTTATTGTAATGGGCAGCATTAATGCCATTTCAAATATGGAGCATTTTAATTTTATCTCCAAAACTGGCCCAAAAGCTCCCATCGAATCGGTTTACTCCGTAAAATATGATGATTGCATTACAGAAGAAGACCTTCCAGAGGGTTTTGGCCTGTACACGCATCAATTGACCGATCAACATGTGGCATGGGATTACAAGAAGGTAAGTCAATCCGCTAAAAAATATGGGGCCTCCTTGGATTCCACCCTTAAAAACCTGAGCACGGTGGATGCCCATGATTTTATCCATAAAACTTTCCAAAATGCCAAAAGTGCGGTTATGGATGAAGATGTTTCACCTATCCAGAAACACTACCATTATGAAATTATGCGCATGTGCTTGGAAAGAGACAAGCACCTCAACCAAAATATGATAGGCAAGCTATAAGTTTGAGCCAAAAAAAGGGGCAAACTGCCCCTTTTCATTTTATTCGTCCCAAGTCTTACCTTTTTTCCAATGGAACAAAACTTCTAAGGTTCTCCCCAATGTAGACCTGTCTTGGTCTTCCAATGGGTTCCTTGCGCAAGCGCATTTCCCTCCATTGTGCGATCCAACCTGGCAGTCTTCCCAAAGCGAACATTACGGTGAACATTTCTGTGGGAATTCCCAAGGCACGATAAATGATTCCAGAGTAGAAATCCACGTTGGGATATAACTTTCTATCTACAAAATAGCTGTCTTCCAATGCTTCTTTTTCCAATCCTTTGGCGATGTCCAAAATCGGATCTTGGATACCTAGATTGCCCAACACTTCGTCTGCGGACCTTTTAATGATCTTGGCCCTTGGGTCAAAGTTCTTGTATACCCGGTGTCCAAAGCCCATCAAACGGAATGGATCATCCTTATCCTTGGCCTTGGCCATATATTTTTTGGTGTCGCCACCATCTGCTTCAATGGCTTCCAACATTTCAAGCACTGCTTGGTTCGCTCCACCATGAAGTGGCCCCCAAAGTGCAGAGATACCCGCTGAAAGGGATGCAAAAAGTCCTGCATGCGAAGAACCTACGATTCGCACTGTGGAAGTAGAACAGTTTTGTTCGTGGTCTGCATGAAGAATCAGCAATTTATCCAATGCATTGATGGCAATCGGGTCGCGTTTGTATTCTTGATTTGGTCTTTTGAACATCATCTTGTGGATATTCTCCACGTACCCAAGGTTATCATCCCCATAATCCAATGGAAGTCCCTTTTTCTTACGCATTGTCCAAGCCACCAATACTGGAAATTTGGCCAGAATGCGTACAATGGAATTGTACATGGCAGATTCTGAAGACACATCCACAGAGGATGGGTTGAAGGCTACCAAAGCACTGGTCAAGGAAGAAAGTACGCCCATAGGATGCGCCGATTTTGGAAAGCCATCCAATATCTTTTTCATTTCTTCGTCCACTTGGGACTCCTCCTTGATGTCACTATGGAATTTTTCGAGCTGCTCCTTATTTGGCAGTTCCCCAAATATCAAAAGATATGCTACTTCCAAAAAGTCGGCCTTTTCCGCTAAGTCTTCAATGGAATATCCGCGATACCTCAAAACTCCCTTCTCTCCGTTCAGAAAGGTAATGGCACTTTCGCAAGAACCCGTGTTCTTATAACCGGGATCAATCGTCACCATTCCTGTTTCGGCCCTCAAGGTTTTGATATCTATGGCCAATTCATCTTCAGTACCTTTAATAACGGGGAATTCATACCTTTTTCCCCCATATTCGAGTATAGCTTTATCCGACATTTTATATTTTAATAGATTAGTAAAAATAGAATGTTAAAATTACGAAAAAGCACGACCATTAACAATTCCCGATAGGTATTTGTGTTCTTCTTAACACTCAAAAAGAAGTGGTTCGCCAATTGCTAATCCAGTTGGTAGAGCAACTTGTAATATTCGTCCACGGACTTCTGCCAAGTAAACCTTTTTCTTCGTGCTGCGGCCTGTATTTTTTTCCAAGTTGGCTTATCGTTGGCAAAAACATCCAAGGCCACGTCGAAGGTCTCCAGCATGTTGGTAATTTTCTCATCATACGTGTCACCATCAAAACTAAAACCTGTTTTCATGTGCTCCACGGTATCCTTTAATCCTCCCGTATGGTGTACCAAACAAGGGTTTCCATTTCTCATGGCCAACATTTGACTAATGCCACAGGGCTCAAACAAGCTGGGCATAAAGTAAAGATCGGATTCCAAATACATCGAATCGATCAATTTTTCGGATTGGCCATTGGTAAAGATAAAATTCTTATGCTCGTAGCTCAGTTTCCTGAAGAGCTCCTCATACTCCGGTGCGCCCGTACCCAATAACATAAATATGCCATCCACTTTTTCGAGTCGCTTCAAAATTTCCACAAAGGCCTCTGGCGATCGCATAAAAAAGTAAAACTTCTGCTCCGTCAATCGTGCAACACTGGAAGCAATAAATTTGGGGCGTTCGTCCACAAAGGCCATAATCTTTTCACCAGTATGGGCCAAGAAATCCGCTTTGTACTTTTTGGACTCTTCCTGCAACCACATAAAAAGTGCCTTTACCGTGTTCCGATAAATATTGCCTTTCTTTTCCTTATTGATGTTCTTGTAGTTGCAGCCATTTAAAATACCGAACAAACGGCCTTCCTCGTCCGCTTTCTGTAAATCCTTTTCCAAGGCCTCTCCCCCGATAAACTCTGGCGGGGAACTCGGTTTCAGAACATCCTCTTTGTATGATGGCGATACGGTGTGAACGGCATCGGCAAAGCGGATGCCCACGGCCATAAGGTTGATACAATCCTGATACCTGTGGTCCATCAACTTTTGATAGTCCAAAGGCACATTGGGGAACCAATTCCTTACGGAGGAATAGTTACCATCGAACGGACGGATACCCTGAATGGCGAGGTTGTGGATGCTATACACAATCCTGATGTCCTTTAAATTGGTATATTCTGGATGATATTCCCTCAAAAACAACAATAAGCTTGCATGCCAATCGTGCAAGTGAACAATATCCACTTCTCCAAAAGCGCCCTGTTTGATAGCTTCAGCCACGGCAGTACAAAATATAAAGTATTTGATGGCGTCCGTATAGAATGGCTCTTCCGGGTCGTTATGATAGATGTGCGCGATATCACCTGCCTCGATCTCTGGATGATGCAATACGTAATGAAATATATTGGGGAATTCCTTTTTGGGCTTCACCTCGTACAGTTCGGCGGTGTAGGTCAAACCACGTAAGGTAAAATTCAACGTGGTCCTGGGCAATCCCCCATGATGCAATCGGGAGTAGGCTGGTACTACAACGTGTACCTTATCGCCCCGTTCAGAGATTTGCCTCGGTACATCGCGAACCACGTCGCCCATGCCACCTGCTTTGCAGTTGTCCAAAGCATCGTTTTCGGCGGCGACAAAAAGAAAGTTATTCATGCGGGAGAATTTGAATCGTAGATTAGTGAACCCTTAATTTAACCAAAGTTTGTTATTGAAACAAAAAAAAGCCTTTCCCAAATGGAAAAGGCTTTTTATATGCTAAATAATCGTTATGCTTATTTCACCTTAAAAGCTTTTTCCTGAGGGTAGTAGGCAATATCTCCCAACTCTTCCTCAATTCTGAGCAATTGGTTGTACTTGGCCATACGGTCGCTCCTTGAAGCGGAACCGGTTTTTATCTGTCCAGTGTTCAATGCTACGGCCAAATCGGCGATAGTGTTGTCCTCAGTTTCTCCAGATCGGTGCGACATTACAGAGGTATAACCTGCATTCTTCGCCATGTTCACAGCGGCGATGGTTTCGGTCAACGTTCCAATTTGGTTTACTTTGATCAAAATGGAATTTGCAATACCGTTTTCGATTCCACGGGACAAACGCTCTACATTGGTCACGAACAAGTCATCCCCTACCAACTGAACTTTATCACCGATTTTATCGGTCAACATTTTCCATCCTTCCCAATCATTTTCGTCCATTCCATCTTCAATGGAAATGATCGGATATTTTTCACATAGCTCGGCAAGATATTGGGCTTGTTCGGCCGAGGTCCTTACCACTCCTTTACTGCCTTCGAATTTGGTATAATCATAAGCGCCGTCCACATAAAATTCTGCAGAGGCACAATCCAATGCAATCATTACATCATCCCCTAATTTATAGCCAGCTTTCTCCACTGCTTTGGCAATGGTATCCAAGGCATCCTCGGTACCACCTTCCAAGGTTGGTGCAAAACCACCTTCATCTCCTACTGCAGTGCTCAAACCACGGTCGTGCAATACTTTTTTGAGGTTATGGAAGATTTCGGTCCCCATTTGCATGGCATGGCTGAAATCTTTTGCCTTTACTGGCATCACCATAAATTCTTGGAACGCAATGGGTGCATCCGAGTGGGAGCCACCATTGATAATGTTCATCATGGGAACGGGAAGTGTATTGGCACTTACGCCGCCCACATATCTATACAAAGGCATACCCAACTCATTGGCGGCGGCTTTGGCCACGGCCAAGGAAACGCCCAAAATGGCATTGGCCCCCAATTTTGATTTGTTTGGCGTACCATCCAACTCGATCATGGTCTGATCGATATAGTTTTGCTCAAATACCGATGTTCCGATCAATTCTTCGGCTATGATTGTATTGACGTTGTTGACTGCTTTGCCAACACCTTTACCCATAAAGGAAGCGCCACCATCACGTAACTCAACGGCTTCATGCTCTCCAGTAGAGGCTCCAGAAGGTACCGCGGCCCTTCCCACTATTCCATTTTCGGTTGTTACATCTACTTCTACGGTTGGATTTCCCCTGGAATCCAATATCTGTCTTGCATGAATGTTGATAATGATGCTCATTTTAAATCAATGTTTTAGTTGTGATTATTGGGCTAAGATACAAAAGGTCGCGTTTTTTACTTCAAGATATGGCTCACAAAACGCACTTAATTGCTTAAAAACAAAACTATAACGTTTTAGAGCTTGTTAAGAAATTTGTCAATTGTTTTCTTACGACCTTTTTTGCGCATTTTTTTGTTACATTTTTGAACCGTAACCACGGCTATGCTTAAAAATTGTGCCTCAAACTGCATCAAAAAATGGCCTGTAACAATTCCAATCACAAATTACTGAACAAACTCTTAGTTTTTTCTAGCCTTGATCAAATCAAAGAACTGGTCGAACAAATAGTCTGCATCGTGTGGACCCGGACTTGCTTCTGGGTGATATTGCACTGAAAACACATCCTTGTTCTTCATTTTGATTCCCGCCACTGTTTGATCGTTCAAATGGGTGTGGGTGATTTCCAATTCGGCATGTGCCTCGGTCTCTTCCCTATTTACGGCAAATCCATGGTTTTGGGAGGTGATTTCTCCTTTTCCCGTAATCAAATTGAGGATGGGGTGATTGATTCCCCTATGCCCGTTGTGCATTTTGTAGGTGGAAACTCCATTAGCCAAGGCCAAAACTTGATGTCCCAAACAAATTCCGAACAACGGTTTGTCCGACGCTATCATTTCCTTGGTCGCAGCCACTGCATCGGTTAACGGTTCTGGGTCACCAGGTCCGTTGGATATAAAATAACCATCTGGGTCAAACTCCTTCATTTCACTATAGGAAGTATTGTATGGGAACACTTTAATATAGGCTCCGCGTTTGGCCAGATTTCTCAGAATATTCTTTTTGATTCCGATATCCAAGGCGGATATCTTGATATCTGCGTTTTCGTCACCATAGAAATAGGGCTCTTTGGTGGATACTTTG is drawn from Flagellimonas sp. MMG031 and contains these coding sequences:
- a CDS encoding arginine deiminase-related protein → MNEQTAVNNYFQEDPHLKNAEINKKAQDEFDQFVKVLREHGVHVITISDNLERDTPDSIFPNNWVSFHQNGTVCVYPMFAENRRKERREDIFELLEDNGFQIDNIMDYTAAEDEGVFLEGTGSILMDRVHQKAYCALSERANEDLFIEFCEDFDCFPVIFHANQTVEDKRLPIYHTNVMMAMAETFAIICLDSIDDKKERKNVVDHLKMDGKEVIRITEDQMCHFAGNMLQVIGANDQRFMVMSTQAYNSLSDAQIKTIEKHCGIIHSPLDTIETCGGGSARCMMAEVFLPKA
- a CDS encoding arginine deiminase family protein — protein: MLDLNIVDETSRLKAVILGTAESNGPVPTIEEAYDPKSIEHIKAGTYPKEADMIKEMDAFANVFQKYGVKVYRPEVLQDCNQIFTRDIAFVIEDKLLHANILPDREREFEAIHEVLDMIAPEKIVRPPEEVHIEGGDVMPWNDHIFIGTYTQPDYASYITARTNQAAVEFIREMFPHKTVKSFELRKSNTDPRENALHLDCCFQPVGTNKAILHKNGFLVEEEYQYLVDYFGPENIFEIDKEEMYQMFSNVFSISPEVVVSEKSFTRLNNWLRDQGFTVEEIPYAEIAKQEGLLRCSTMPLIRA
- a CDS encoding citrate synthase gives rise to the protein MSDKAILEYGGKRYEFPVIKGTEDELAIDIKTLRAETGMVTIDPGYKNTGSCESAITFLNGEKGVLRYRGYSIEDLAEKADFLEVAYLLIFGELPNKEQLEKFHSDIKEESQVDEEMKKILDGFPKSAHPMGVLSSLTSALVAFNPSSVDVSSESAMYNSIVRILAKFPVLVAWTMRKKKGLPLDYGDDNLGYVENIHKMMFKRPNQEYKRDPIAINALDKLLILHADHEQNCSTSTVRIVGSSHAGLFASLSAGISALWGPLHGGANQAVLEMLEAIEADGGDTKKYMAKAKDKDDPFRLMGFGHRVYKNFDPRAKIIKRSADEVLGNLGIQDPILDIAKGLEKEALEDSYFVDRKLYPNVDFYSGIIYRALGIPTEMFTVMFALGRLPGWIAQWREMRLRKEPIGRPRQVYIGENLRSFVPLEKR
- a CDS encoding glycogen/starch synthase — encoded protein: MNNFLFVAAENDALDNCKAGGMGDVVRDVPRQISERGDKVHVVVPAYSRLHHGGLPRTTLNFTLRGLTYTAELYEVKPKKEFPNIFHYVLHHPEIEAGDIAHIYHNDPEEPFYTDAIKYFIFCTAVAEAIKQGAFGEVDIVHLHDWHASLLLFLREYHPEYTNLKDIRIVYSIHNLAIQGIRPFDGNYSSVRNWFPNVPLDYQKLMDHRYQDCINLMAVGIRFADAVHTVSPSYKEDVLKPSSPPEFIGGEALEKDLQKADEEGRLFGILNGCNYKNINKEKKGNIYRNTVKALFMWLQEESKKYKADFLAHTGEKIMAFVDERPKFIASSVARLTEQKFYFFMRSPEAFVEILKRLEKVDGIFMLLGTGAPEYEELFRKLSYEHKNFIFTNGQSEKLIDSMYLESDLYFMPSLFEPCGISQMLAMRNGNPCLVHHTGGLKDTVEHMKTGFSFDGDTYDEKITNMLETFDVALDVFANDKPTWKKIQAAARRKRFTWQKSVDEYYKLLYQLD
- the eno gene encoding phosphopyruvate hydratase, producing the protein MSIIINIHARQILDSRGNPTVEVDVTTENGIVGRAAVPSGASTGEHEAVELRDGGASFMGKGVGKAVNNVNTIIAEELIGTSVFEQNYIDQTMIELDGTPNKSKLGANAILGVSLAVAKAAANELGMPLYRYVGGVSANTLPVPMMNIINGGSHSDAPIAFQEFMVMPVKAKDFSHAMQMGTEIFHNLKKVLHDRGLSTAVGDEGGFAPTLEGGTEDALDTIAKAVEKAGYKLGDDVMIALDCASAEFYVDGAYDYTKFEGSKGVVRTSAEQAQYLAELCEKYPIISIEDGMDENDWEGWKMLTDKIGDKVQLVGDDLFVTNVERLSRGIENGIANSILIKVNQIGTLTETIAAVNMAKNAGYTSVMSHRSGETEDNTIADLAVALNTGQIKTGSASRSDRMAKYNQLLRIEEELGDIAYYPQEKAFKVK
- the carA gene encoding glutamine-hydrolyzing carbamoyl-phosphate synthase small subunit; this encodes MKYHTKKKALILLADGTIFYGKAVGGREGTAVGEVCFNTGMTGYQEIFTDPSYYGQLMVTTNAHIGNYGAHLDEVESDSVKIAGLICKNFSYEYSRPSADMSLLEFLDKNNLLAISDVDTRALVSYIRDNGAMNALISTRVDEIDALKEELKQVPSMEGLELSSKVSTKEPYFYGDENADIKISALDIGIKKNILRNLAKRGAYIKVFPYNTSYSEMKEFDPDGYFISNGPGDPEPLTDAVAATKEMIASDKPLFGICLGHQVLALANGVSTYKMHNGHRGINHPILNLITGKGEITSQNHGFAVNREETEAHAELEITHTHLNDQTVAGIKMKNKDVFSVQYHPEASPGPHDADYLFDQFFDLIKARKN